A section of the Paenibacillus odorifer genome encodes:
- the fliD gene encoding flagellar filament capping protein FliD yields MVLRVNGFSSGMDIDSIVKQMMSAKRQPLDKLNQQKTLLEWQRDSYRELNSKLVDFKANKLSSWNKQSQMNAQKAVVSGNTLAVKAEANADANGVEMSVQVTKLATKSSLESTTQLTTSSSEKATIRTKLSDMLGATTPLEFKVDGGVTLTFTDEDTISSAISKINSSSAGVTASFDEVSGRFTISAKEYGADNVLEKNKLSGSFLSLMNVGAVKNAENAEVYISSGKQGSTETPVKYTPSSNNFTVNGIQLTLQGLSGTAGTTTIATQTDPTKAIETIKSFVEAYNELISLFTKKTDENKYRDFAPLTSEQKEAMKESEITTWEEKAKSGLLKNDAILKSTVSDFRSVITSKLGDLSSFGITTGQYFENGKLYINEEKLKQALTDNPEKVTSLFQTPSGGSGIFTSLSTLADKALDKIVLKAGTSKFSADINSTYKTESVMGRLLKDYNSRIDAWADRLTDMETRYYKQFTAMETAMSKYNSQSSSLSSFMSS; encoded by the coding sequence ATGGTTCTTAGGGTTAATGGTTTTTCATCAGGAATGGACATTGATAGCATTGTTAAACAAATGATGTCGGCAAAAAGGCAGCCCCTAGATAAGCTTAATCAACAGAAAACTCTATTAGAGTGGCAGAGGGACAGTTATCGTGAGCTTAACAGTAAACTTGTAGATTTCAAAGCCAATAAGTTAAGTAGTTGGAACAAACAATCTCAAATGAATGCACAAAAGGCAGTAGTGAGTGGAAATACTCTTGCGGTAAAGGCAGAGGCAAATGCTGATGCTAATGGAGTAGAAATGAGTGTTCAGGTAACGAAACTGGCTACAAAATCTTCTTTAGAGTCAACAACACAGCTTACTACCAGTTCATCCGAAAAAGCAACGATTAGAACAAAATTGAGCGATATGCTAGGTGCGACTACTCCATTAGAATTTAAAGTTGATGGAGGGGTCACTCTTACTTTTACTGATGAAGACACCATATCCTCAGCGATTAGTAAAATTAATAGTAGTTCAGCAGGTGTGACGGCAAGTTTTGATGAGGTGAGTGGACGATTTACTATTTCGGCAAAAGAATATGGGGCTGACAACGTATTAGAGAAGAATAAGTTGAGCGGTTCTTTTTTAAGCCTAATGAATGTTGGTGCCGTGAAAAATGCGGAGAACGCTGAAGTTTATATTTCCAGTGGTAAGCAAGGAAGTACGGAAACTCCTGTTAAATATACTCCATCTTCCAACAATTTCACGGTTAATGGCATTCAATTAACTTTGCAAGGCTTGTCTGGAACAGCAGGTACTACAACAATTGCTACACAGACAGATCCTACTAAAGCTATTGAAACCATTAAATCTTTCGTGGAAGCATATAATGAACTTATTAGCTTATTCACTAAAAAAACAGATGAGAACAAGTATCGTGATTTCGCGCCATTGACATCAGAGCAAAAGGAAGCGATGAAAGAGAGTGAAATCACAACATGGGAGGAAAAGGCGAAAAGCGGATTGCTTAAGAATGATGCAATACTCAAGTCTACAGTTTCTGACTTTCGGTCCGTAATAACTTCTAAGCTTGGAGATCTTAGTTCATTTGGGATTACTACAGGACAATACTTTGAGAACGGTAAATTATATATAAATGAAGAAAAATTAAAACAAGCATTGACTGATAATCCGGAAAAAGTTACATCCTTGTTTCAGACTCCTTCGGGAGGGTCGGGCATATTTACAAGTCTTTCAACCTTAGCCGATAAAGCTTTGGATAAAATTGTATTGAAGGCGGGCACATCTAAATTCTCTGCGGATATAAATAGCACATACAAAACTGAGAGTGTTATGGGAAGACTTCTGAAGGATTATAATTCCCGAATTGATGCGTGGGCTGACAGATTGACTGATATGGAAACCAGATATTATAAGCAGTTTACTGCTATGGAAACTGCAATGAGTAAGTACAATTCCCAATCAAGTAGCTTATCAAGTTTTATGTCTAGCTAG
- a CDS encoding flagellar protein FlaG: MNVQFSVSANPSTGGQSRSESIPGNGKVGSVNELTSVKDIKDLSSKEREGISVSVAEEQLIRNIERAVKTLQGPKTILEISVHEKTHDIMVKVLNEDTGELIREIPPEKTLDLVAKMMEIAGILIDQRV; encoded by the coding sequence ATGAATGTACAGTTCTCCGTATCTGCTAATCCATCAACTGGTGGACAGAGCAGGTCTGAGTCAATACCTGGTAATGGAAAAGTCGGGTCAGTGAACGAATTGACTTCAGTTAAAGATATCAAGGATTTAAGTAGCAAAGAGCGTGAAGGCATTTCAGTCTCAGTTGCAGAGGAGCAGTTGATCAGGAATATTGAGCGCGCAGTGAAGACTTTACAAGGACCGAAAACTATTTTAGAAATCAGTGTACACGAGAAGACACATGACATTATGGTTAAGGTACTAAACGAAGACACTGGTGAATTGATTCGTGAAATACCGCCTGAAAAAACATTAGATCTAGTAGCGAAAATGATGGAAATTGCAGGAATTCTAATCGATCAACGTGTATAG
- a CDS encoding DegT/DnrJ/EryC1/StrS family aminotransferase, which translates to MQFRDLQAQYQKYKQEIDSAVQEVLLNGDFIDGKVISKLEEQLAEYVGVEHCISCANGTEAMTLVLMAYGIKEGDAVFVPDFTFFSTGEVVSFRGATPVFIDVERDTFNIDPLKLEETIQRTIQEGNLIPKVIISVDLFGLPANYCKIEEIADRYNLLVLEDGAQGFGGNINGRKNCSFGNAATTSFFPSKPLGCYGDGGAIFTNDSGLAGKIRSLKVHGKGENKYDNVRVGVNSRLDTIQAAVLIIKLKAFIEHELEDVNKFSQQYNNELSGIVETPIVPEGFYSSFAQYTIKLKSKKQRDELQARLRENDIPSMIYYVKPMHKQRAFSYLEVDDENYTVTNELCDVVLSLPMHPYLTEEDVHNVCVVIKTCIAP; encoded by the coding sequence ATGCAATTTAGGGATCTGCAAGCCCAATATCAAAAATATAAGCAAGAGATAGATTCGGCTGTTCAAGAAGTATTACTTAATGGGGATTTCATTGATGGTAAAGTAATAAGTAAACTTGAAGAGCAACTGGCTGAGTATGTAGGCGTGGAACATTGTATTTCCTGTGCTAACGGCACTGAAGCTATGACATTGGTGTTGATGGCATATGGAATAAAAGAAGGGGATGCTGTATTCGTTCCTGACTTTACATTTTTCTCAACTGGAGAGGTTGTTTCCTTTAGAGGTGCAACTCCTGTATTTATAGACGTAGAGAGAGATACTTTTAATATTGATCCTTTAAAATTAGAAGAAACTATTCAAAGAACTATACAAGAAGGAAATTTAATACCAAAAGTTATTATTTCAGTAGACTTATTTGGTCTTCCTGCTAACTATTGTAAGATCGAGGAAATTGCAGATAGGTATAATCTGTTAGTGCTAGAGGATGGTGCTCAGGGGTTTGGAGGTAATATTAATGGAAGAAAAAATTGTAGTTTCGGTAATGCAGCAACTACTTCATTTTTTCCATCAAAACCTTTGGGATGTTACGGGGATGGAGGAGCGATTTTTACAAATGATAGTGGTTTAGCTGGAAAAATAAGATCTTTAAAGGTTCATGGTAAGGGAGAAAATAAATATGATAATGTTAGGGTAGGTGTCAATTCTAGACTGGATACGATTCAAGCTGCGGTACTAATTATAAAATTAAAAGCTTTTATTGAACACGAACTTGAAGATGTTAATAAATTTTCTCAGCAATACAATAATGAACTGAGTGGTATTGTAGAAACCCCTATTGTTCCAGAAGGTTTTTATTCCAGTTTTGCTCAATATACTATAAAGTTGAAAAGTAAAAAGCAAAGGGATGAATTGCAAGCAAGGTTAAGAGAAAATGATATCCCTAGTATGATCTACTACGTCAAACCAATGCATAAACAGAGAGCATTTTCATATTTAGAAGTAGACGATGAGAACTATACTGTAACTAATGAACTATGTGATGTCGTGTTGTCATTACCCATGCACCCATACCTGACAGAGGAAGATGTTCATAATGTGTGTGTGGTAATTAAAACTTGCATAGCTCCGTAA
- a CDS encoding N-acetyltransferase, producing MSHFVHESSYVDDDVSIGDGTKVWHFSHIQSGVQIGSNCSLGQNVNISNNVKIGNGVKIQNNVSVFEGVELEDYVFCGPSMVFTNDLTPRSKYPKGRKGYEKTIVRYGATIGANATIVCGNTIGKWAMIASGAVVTEDVPDFSLWAGVPAKQIGWVCKCGKSLKDRTNCIYCGEKYIVISGLLQENRIEKG from the coding sequence ATGAGTCACTTTGTGCATGAAAGTAGTTATGTTGATGATGATGTAAGCATTGGTGATGGAACGAAGGTGTGGCATTTTAGTCATATTCAAAGTGGGGTTCAAATTGGATCTAATTGCTCTCTTGGACAAAATGTCAATATATCAAATAATGTGAAAATTGGTAATGGGGTCAAAATCCAAAATAACGTATCAGTTTTTGAAGGAGTAGAATTGGAGGATTACGTTTTTTGTGGACCTTCTATGGTATTTACGAATGATTTAACGCCAAGAAGTAAGTATCCTAAAGGAAGAAAAGGATATGAAAAGACAATAGTGAGATATGGTGCCACTATTGGAGCTAATGCAACTATTGTTTGTGGGAATACTATCGGTAAATGGGCGATGATAGCTTCAGGTGCTGTTGTAACTGAAGATGTCCCTGATTTTTCTTTGTGGGCAGGTGTACCTGCAAAACAGATTGGTTGGGTCTGTAAATGTGGCAAGTCACTTAAGGATAGAACGAACTGTATATATTGTGGAGAAAAATATATTGTTATTTCTGGTTTGCTTCAAGAAAATCGAATAGAAAAAGGGTAA
- a CDS encoding Gfo/Idh/MocA family protein yields MSLRYALIGCGRISPNHIAAAIENDLQIIALCDVATEKMDEVITVFNLKNVARKYTDYKEMLEKERPELVAICTESGSHGQIAIDALNAGCNLIIEKPIALSLVEADKIIQLAAEKNLKVSACHQNRFNKSIQKIREAVEQGRFGKLFHATAHVRWNREENYYKHSPWRGTWEQDGGALMNQCIHNIDLLRWMMKDEIVEVVGMTDNLNHDYIDAEDLGMAIIKFRNGSYGVIEGTVNVFQTNLEETLYIFGEKGTVKAGGKSVNLIEEWRFADNRDNPDEVKEMYNEDPPNVYGFGHRPLYADVIEAVENDRQPYVTAEDGRRALELVLAIYKSAYEGKSIQLPLEKGSTMEFKGRFNK; encoded by the coding sequence TTGAGCCTTAGATATGCACTAATTGGGTGTGGGAGAATATCACCAAATCATATAGCCGCAGCGATTGAAAATGATTTGCAGATAATTGCTCTATGTGATGTAGCGACCGAAAAAATGGACGAAGTGATTACTGTATTCAATCTAAAAAATGTTGCTCGGAAATATACTGATTATAAAGAGATGTTAGAAAAAGAGAGGCCCGAATTAGTAGCTATTTGTACTGAAAGTGGCAGCCATGGACAAATTGCAATAGATGCTCTTAATGCGGGGTGTAATCTTATTATTGAGAAACCCATTGCATTATCATTAGTAGAAGCTGATAAAATTATTCAATTAGCAGCAGAAAAAAACCTTAAGGTAAGCGCATGTCATCAAAATCGTTTTAATAAGTCTATTCAAAAAATCAGAGAAGCTGTCGAGCAAGGAAGATTCGGAAAGTTGTTTCATGCAACTGCTCATGTTCGTTGGAATAGGGAAGAGAATTACTATAAACATTCTCCTTGGAGGGGGACATGGGAGCAAGACGGTGGTGCCCTAATGAACCAATGTATTCATAATATTGATTTATTGAGATGGATGATGAAAGACGAAATTGTTGAAGTTGTAGGAATGACAGATAATTTAAATCATGACTACATAGATGCTGAGGATCTTGGTATGGCAATTATAAAATTTAGAAATGGTAGTTATGGAGTTATCGAAGGAACTGTTAATGTTTTTCAGACAAATCTTGAAGAGACCTTGTACATTTTCGGAGAAAAGGGGACAGTAAAAGCAGGTGGGAAATCTGTGAATCTTATTGAAGAATGGCGTTTTGCGGATAATAGAGATAATCCGGATGAAGTTAAAGAAATGTATAATGAAGATCCACCAAATGTATATGGTTTTGGCCATAGACCACTATATGCAGATGTAATCGAAGCAGTTGAAAATGATAGGCAGCCGTATGTTACGGCTGAAGATGGTAGAAGAGCTTTAGAACTTGTACTTGCTATATACAAATCAGCATATGAAGGTAAAAGTATACAGTTACCCCTAGAAAAGGGGAGCACTATGGAGTTTAAAGGTAGGTTTAATAAATGA
- a CDS encoding nucleotide sugar dehydrogenase yields MDLLKQKLMNKTATLGVIGLGYVGLPLAVEKAKAGYKTIGFDIQNSKVDLVNTGVNYIGDVVNEDLQAIVRSGMLSATTDFAQVAKADCVCICVPTPLDEHQQPDISYVKASAESIVPYMHKDMLIVLESTTYPGTTEELLKPIFETSGLKCGVEFYLAFSPERVDPGNLIYKTKNTPKVVGGVTPNCTEIAAILYESVLEAPIHRVSSPAIAEMEKILENTYRNVNIGLVNELAILSNKMGINFWEVIEAAKSKPYGFQAFYPGPGLGGHCIPLDPYYLSWKAREYGFHTSMIESSMMVNDRMPEYCVERSSKILNRYKKALNGSKILVLGVTYKQDINDYRESPAIRVINEFERQNAEVIFYDPYVSEYQEHGKIKKGETELTAELIENVDLVVVATAHTTVDYSLIQEYAKVIFDTKNAMKDIQSRWNIELL; encoded by the coding sequence ATGGATCTTTTAAAACAAAAATTAATGAATAAAACAGCAACACTGGGTGTTATTGGTTTGGGATATGTAGGTCTGCCTCTTGCTGTTGAAAAAGCAAAAGCTGGATATAAAACTATAGGATTTGATATTCAAAATTCTAAGGTTGATTTGGTTAATACAGGAGTGAACTATATTGGAGATGTCGTTAACGAAGATCTACAAGCTATCGTGCGTTCAGGCATGCTCTCGGCCACTACTGATTTTGCACAGGTTGCTAAAGCTGATTGTGTATGTATTTGTGTACCAACACCTCTAGATGAACATCAGCAGCCAGATATAAGTTATGTCAAGGCTTCTGCAGAGAGTATTGTTCCTTATATGCATAAAGATATGCTGATAGTGTTGGAATCAACAACATATCCAGGTACAACTGAAGAACTACTAAAACCTATTTTTGAAACCTCAGGATTAAAGTGCGGTGTTGAGTTTTATCTAGCATTTTCACCTGAACGAGTTGATCCGGGTAACCTTATTTACAAGACTAAAAATACACCAAAGGTAGTGGGTGGTGTTACACCAAATTGCACAGAAATCGCAGCGATTTTATACGAAAGTGTTTTGGAGGCACCTATTCACAGAGTATCTTCTCCGGCAATTGCAGAAATGGAAAAGATTCTTGAGAACACGTACCGAAATGTTAATATTGGCTTGGTCAATGAACTTGCAATTCTAAGTAACAAAATGGGTATTAACTTTTGGGAAGTTATTGAAGCTGCGAAATCAAAACCATATGGTTTTCAAGCATTCTATCCTGGACCGGGATTAGGTGGCCATTGTATACCGCTTGACCCTTATTACTTGTCATGGAAAGCACGTGAATATGGATTTCATACTTCAATGATTGAATCTTCAATGATGGTGAATGACCGAATGCCAGAATACTGTGTTGAGAGATCAAGTAAAATATTGAATAGATATAAAAAGGCTTTGAATGGATCGAAAATATTAGTTTTAGGAGTAACTTATAAGCAAGATATTAATGACTACAGGGAAAGTCCAGCGATTAGAGTGATTAATGAGTTTGAAAGGCAGAATGCTGAGGTTATTTTCTATGATCCTTATGTGTCTGAGTATCAGGAGCATGGGAAAATAAAAAAAGGCGAAACTGAATTGACAGCTGAACTCATTGAAAATGTTGATCTGGTAGTTGTTGCAACAGCACATACAACAGTAGACTACAGTCTCATACAGGAGTACGCTAAAGTGATTTTTGATACTAAGAATGCTATGAAAGATATTCAAAGTAGATGGAATATAGAATTGTTATAG
- the wecB gene encoding non-hydrolyzing UDP-N-acetylglucosamine 2-epimerase, with the protein MKILTIIGARPQFIKAAPFSALFREENEEILVHTGQHYDANMSNVFFDELGIPIPNYYLGVGSGSHGLQTGRMLEKIEEIIKIEKPDGTLVYGDTNSTLAGALASSKLHIPVFHVEAGLRSYNKAMPEEQNRILTDHISKLLLCPTANAVENLKQEGIISDVFNTGDIMYDAVLRNIDMSINQYSNGIWLSEIHGENGMIPKLQENEYYLATIHRAENTDDCEKLAYIFAALREMDKPVIMPLHPRTRKMIEMQKITTHNVIIIEPVGYLLMLYLTAHAYMVLTDSGGLQKEAYFLKTPCVTLRNQTEWVETLENDWNVLSSIDSESILTAASRKLDCMNYTQTMLFGDGYAADRIYQAIVNGRIT; encoded by the coding sequence ATGAAAATATTAACTATAATTGGTGCACGACCCCAGTTTATTAAGGCAGCGCCATTCTCAGCATTATTTAGAGAAGAGAATGAGGAAATATTAGTTCATACAGGACAACACTATGATGCGAATATGTCTAATGTTTTTTTTGATGAACTCGGTATTCCAATACCTAATTATTATTTGGGTGTGGGTTCTGGGAGCCATGGTTTACAAACAGGACGAATGCTCGAAAAAATCGAAGAGATAATTAAAATAGAAAAACCTGATGGAACACTTGTATATGGCGATACAAATTCCACATTGGCAGGTGCGTTAGCCTCGAGTAAATTGCATATTCCAGTATTTCATGTCGAAGCAGGATTACGTAGTTATAATAAGGCTATGCCTGAAGAACAAAATAGAATATTAACTGACCATATTTCAAAACTATTATTATGTCCAACCGCAAACGCAGTCGAGAACCTAAAGCAAGAAGGTATAATTTCAGATGTGTTTAATACTGGAGATATTATGTATGATGCAGTACTTAGGAATATAGATATGTCTATAAACCAATATTCTAATGGAATTTGGCTATCTGAGATACATGGAGAAAATGGAATGATTCCTAAGTTACAGGAAAATGAATACTATTTAGCAACCATTCATCGTGCTGAAAATACTGATGATTGTGAAAAATTAGCCTATATCTTTGCAGCCTTAAGAGAGATGGATAAGCCTGTAATTATGCCACTTCACCCAAGAACTCGTAAAATGATAGAAATGCAAAAAATTACAACTCACAATGTAATAATTATCGAACCAGTGGGTTATTTATTGATGTTATATTTGACAGCCCATGCCTATATGGTGTTGACAGACTCTGGTGGTCTGCAGAAAGAGGCATATTTTTTGAAGACTCCCTGTGTAACACTTAGGAACCAGACAGAATGGGTAGAAACCTTAGAGAATGATTGGAATGTTTTAAGTTCAATTGATAGTGAAAGTATTTTAACCGCAGCAAGTAGAAAGCTTGATTGTATGAATTATACACAAACTATGTTATTTGGTGATGGATATGCTGCTGACCGTATATACCAAGCTATAGTAAATGGAAGGATAACATAA
- a CDS encoding glycosyltransferase family 4 protein: MRRVGGSLSLDNLENYSRDFKDNIQNLIENGYLEEVKVMILEYEKIVEKDFELYSIKGTIALLEGDLKKAEKYFLDGLTEKPYDSDLIYNLAYLYEMRKENISAYRQYKKLFPLAMGDLKEIVSLKITELEKLTQVNDYIERKKVLIIAYIFPPLGGSGVQRTLKFVKYLRDFGWEPVVLTVDEGDFPFTDSTLEKEIPQEVEVIRIRENKDLDIYYVNKLIEMYQTVVGNDVILKEYIELLESNPDKLNDFAFLPDHAIVFAKEVLDKINDLLNFDEIDLIYSTSGPYSDHLIGYFLKKKYEKKWICDFRDEWTNNPYADFDRKSILFKMIESMEINILESCDKILTTTPLAMQNYIRSFDLETNKIETITNGYDEQDFSELLTSNEQGGDKKFRIMHNGIIYMIRTPETFMKAVHNLVLYDLIPREKIEILFTLTENDDHWRDIAEQLGIDDLVDFLGYLNHQESLLYASNADLLLLIVGPGEKNKSVYTGKVFEYLRLGKRILALSPSESLVEALINKTSRGANYEFEDVQGMQEYILSLYKEWETKEFSDLVINEDIRGFERRQLTQKLSDVFTEVIKENN; encoded by the coding sequence ATGAGAAGGGTTGGGGGAAGTTTGAGTTTAGATAATTTGGAGAATTATTCAAGAGATTTTAAGGATAATATACAGAATTTGATTGAGAACGGTTATTTAGAAGAAGTTAAAGTAATGATACTAGAATATGAGAAAATTGTGGAAAAAGATTTTGAATTATATTCAATAAAAGGGACTATTGCTTTACTGGAGGGCGATCTAAAAAAGGCGGAAAAGTATTTTTTAGATGGCTTAACTGAAAAACCATATGATAGCGATTTGATATATAATCTGGCTTATTTATACGAGATGAGAAAAGAAAATATTAGTGCTTATAGACAATATAAAAAGTTATTCCCTTTAGCAATGGGTGATCTAAAAGAAATTGTGTCATTAAAGATTACTGAACTTGAGAAATTAACTCAAGTAAATGATTATATTGAGAGGAAAAAAGTGCTTATTATAGCGTATATTTTTCCACCTCTCGGGGGATCCGGAGTACAGAGAACATTGAAGTTTGTGAAATATCTAAGGGATTTTGGATGGGAACCAGTTGTTCTCACAGTGGATGAAGGTGACTTTCCATTTACGGATAGTACATTAGAAAAAGAGATCCCGCAAGAGGTTGAAGTTATTAGAATTAGAGAGAACAAAGACTTAGATATTTATTATGTTAATAAGCTAATAGAAATGTACCAGACTGTTGTGGGAAATGATGTAATACTGAAGGAATATATTGAATTATTAGAAAGTAATCCAGATAAATTGAATGATTTTGCTTTTCTGCCGGATCATGCAATTGTTTTTGCTAAAGAAGTGCTGGACAAAATAAATGATCTTCTTAATTTTGATGAAATTGATCTTATTTATTCTACTTCAGGTCCATATTCAGATCATCTGATAGGATATTTTTTGAAGAAAAAATATGAAAAAAAATGGATTTGTGATTTTAGAGATGAATGGACTAATAACCCATATGCAGATTTTGATAGAAAAAGCATTTTATTTAAAATGATAGAAAGCATGGAAATTAATATTTTGGAGAGCTGTGATAAAATTTTAACCACTACCCCGTTGGCAATGCAAAATTATATTAGAAGTTTTGATCTTGAAACTAATAAAATTGAGACAATAACTAATGGATATGATGAACAAGATTTCTCTGAGTTACTAACTAGTAATGAACAGGGCGGGGATAAGAAATTCCGGATTATGCATAACGGAATTATATATATGATAAGAACCCCGGAAACCTTCATGAAGGCTGTCCATAATTTAGTGCTCTATGATCTAATTCCTAGAGAGAAAATAGAGATTCTTTTTACATTAACGGAAAATGATGATCATTGGAGAGATATAGCAGAACAATTAGGAATAGACGATCTTGTGGATTTTTTGGGCTATCTAAATCATCAAGAAAGCTTATTGTATGCGTCTAATGCTGATCTTTTGTTACTGATAGTTGGACCTGGGGAAAAAAATAAATCTGTATATACAGGGAAAGTATTTGAATACCTAAGATTAGGAAAACGAATACTAGCACTTTCTCCTTCTGAAAGTCTTGTAGAAGCATTAATTAATAAGACTAGTAGAGGGGCGAATTATGAGTTTGAAGATGTTCAGGGTATGCAAGAATATATTTTAAGCTTGTACAAAGAATGGGAGACTAAAGAATTTTCGGATCTAGTTATTAATGAGGATATAAGAGGATTTGAGAGAAGACAGTTAACCCAAAAGTTAAGTGATGTATTTACTGAGGTTATTAAAGAAAATAATTAA
- a CDS encoding glycosyltransferase: MIKTVSLCMIVKNEEKYLSRCLESVRNKVDEIIIIDTGSTDSTLEIAKQYTNKIYHFTWVNDFAAARNESLKYATSQYVLILDADEYLDPAADLQKDISSNFDYYYVKIINDMSYGTILKHTAIRLFANHKKLIYHNRLHEHLNVMDNQGDYKGSAGELIIHHSGYTNEVIQDKDKQRRNLSLMLQEVKESPTGYNFFNMGKTYMWLGEHEKAIPYLQKAYSLSKEMIIIPEIIVSLCSCLKDLHRYEEGLMILKDAIPIYPNETDMKYMQGCLFMEAGYTKDAMKAFEKCIELGDQGITVTEGNGGYWARYKLAEIHEGAYQLLEGYDQITQVLKEKRTLGVGLEKYFQIVSKANIPHDEVYENFKQIYTISDEEDLKLILEVLYKLRHPLLYKYVDLYNVSLQDNIIAVAKQYNKMYEEARANWMVMDEIPKQNVEDVLLLALIFKDMKLLLLVRDELNLSIKESKVLNAIINQDALVSMKITTPIEGLLYRMLEHLIILKEFDHFQLLSEYFLQGSVENSYKLGELLSGYSFKELAIDILIESFRKSPNNVNVVRLLGDICFDLNYLEDSQLFYTKLLDICPEYSSYERIYNLYEKLDDKNGMSETKKTMRNKFKLSISG; this comes from the coding sequence ATGATCAAGACAGTTTCTTTATGCATGATCGTTAAAAATGAGGAAAAGTATTTGTCTAGATGTTTAGAAAGTGTACGTAATAAAGTTGATGAGATAATTATAATCGACACCGGATCGACTGATAGTACTCTTGAAATTGCGAAGCAATATACAAATAAAATATATCATTTCACTTGGGTTAATGATTTTGCAGCAGCAAGGAATGAATCGTTAAAATATGCAACTTCTCAGTATGTTCTTATATTAGATGCTGATGAATACTTGGATCCTGCAGCAGATCTCCAAAAGGATATCTCTAGTAACTTTGATTATTACTATGTAAAGATTATTAATGATATGTCGTACGGGACTATACTCAAACATACGGCTATACGGTTGTTTGCCAATCATAAAAAACTTATCTATCATAATCGTTTACATGAACATCTAAATGTTATGGATAATCAAGGGGATTATAAAGGTTCAGCGGGAGAATTAATTATTCACCACTCGGGTTACACGAATGAAGTTATACAAGATAAGGATAAGCAAAGACGTAATTTATCTCTAATGCTACAGGAAGTTAAGGAGAGTCCAACAGGATATAATTTCTTTAATATGGGTAAAACCTATATGTGGTTAGGAGAACATGAAAAAGCAATACCTTATTTGCAAAAGGCATACTCATTAAGCAAAGAAATGATAATTATACCAGAGATAATAGTTTCCCTTTGTTCGTGTTTAAAAGATTTACACAGATATGAAGAGGGTTTGATGATTCTAAAAGATGCTATTCCTATTTATCCAAATGAAACTGATATGAAATATATGCAAGGATGCTTGTTTATGGAAGCTGGATATACAAAAGATGCAATGAAGGCGTTCGAAAAATGTATAGAACTTGGAGATCAAGGTATAACTGTTACAGAAGGAAATGGAGGCTATTGGGCTCGGTATAAGTTGGCTGAAATTCATGAGGGAGCATATCAATTATTAGAAGGCTACGATCAAATTACGCAGGTTTTAAAAGAAAAGAGAACATTAGGTGTTGGGTTAGAAAAGTACTTTCAAATTGTATCAAAAGCAAACATTCCTCATGATGAGGTTTATGAAAATTTCAAGCAAATATATACGATAAGTGATGAGGAAGATTTAAAGCTAATACTTGAGGTGCTTTATAAATTACGACATCCACTACTATACAAATATGTTGACCTTTATAATGTCAGTCTTCAGGATAATATTATTGCGGTGGCAAAGCAATATAATAAGATGTATGAAGAAGCAAGAGCTAATTGGATGGTAATGGATGAAATACCGAAACAAAATGTTGAAGATGTTTTATTATTGGCACTGATTTTTAAAGATATGAAGCTTTTATTACTGGTAAGAGATGAATTGAATTTGAGTATTAAGGAATCAAAAGTATTGAATGCAATTATAAATCAGGATGCACTGGTATCTATGAAAATTACTACACCTATTGAAGGTTTACTTTATAGGATGTTAGAGCATTTGATTATTCTGAAAGAGTTTGATCATTTTCAATTATTATCGGAGTATTTTTTACAAGGATCAGTGGAGAATTCCTATAAATTAGGGGAATTGTTATCAGGTTATTCTTTCAAGGAACTTGCTATAGATATTCTAATAGAATCATTCAGAAAAAGTCCGAATAATGTTAATGTTGTACGTTTACTTGGAGATATTTGTTTTGATTTAAATTATTTAGAAGACTCTCAGTTGTTTTATACTAAATTACTAGATATATGTCCAGAGTATAGTTCCTATGAAAGAATCTATAATTTATACGAAAAGTTGGATGACAAAAACGGAATGAGTGAAACAAAAAAAACCATGAGAAATAAATTCAAACTTTCTATTTCTGGTTAG